One genomic region from bacterium encodes:
- a CDS encoding SUF system Fe-S cluster assembly protein encodes MANALDREALMDQVVLTLRDLYDPEIPVNIYDLGLIYHVDIDEEGRVDILMTLTSPMCPVAESLPPEIESRLSAIPGVSAVRVTVTWEPPWDDSRMSEEARLELGLF; translated from the coding sequence ATGGCGAACGCCCTTGACCGGGAAGCGCTGATGGACCAGGTCGTGTTGACCCTGCGGGATCTGTACGACCCCGAGATTCCGGTCAACATCTATGACCTCGGTCTCATTTATCATGTTGATATCGACGAGGAAGGCCGCGTCGATATCCTGATGACGCTCACTTCGCCGATGTGCCCGGTGGCAGAGAGCTTGCCGCCGGAGATCGAGTCGCGGTTGTCGGCCATCCCGGGGGTGAGCGCGGTTCGAGTCACGGTGACCTGGGAGCCTCCCTGGGATGACTCGAGGATGAGTGAAGAAGCGAGGCTGGAACTGGGCCTTTTTTAA
- the sufD gene encoding Fe-S cluster assembly protein SufD — MEESVGPLWPELHHRALEQAAASAPEFLAELRREALARFTAHGFPTLKQERWRFTDVSALGGSSWKRIAESPAPSGLPETMTALLEPSAYRLVFINGRLSPESRLPGAADSFSIRMATELRDGFLARVERRMRETAATMDAPFAQINTALAAESVVLTIPDRLTLLVPIEIVHYTDAPAAAVHPRVLLLMGERAEAQLLEVYGGSAGSDHFTNPLTDVVVGEASRLDHYILQNEGAAAYHISSTRATLGRDSRYTRWICDFGGRLVRHDLEVELADSAAEANLFGLYMPKKRQHIDHHTTLRHLQPHTFSRQLYKGVLQDTSHSVFNGRIWVAREAQHTDAIQHNKNLLLSDEALADSQPQLEIFADDVRCTHGGTIGQMDQEGLFYLQSRGIGVERARQIMVHAFAGEITESIRLGSLRERIGRMVHERLGREE, encoded by the coding sequence ATGGAAGAGAGCGTTGGCCCCCTGTGGCCCGAACTGCATCATCGTGCGCTGGAACAAGCAGCGGCTTCCGCACCGGAGTTCCTCGCTGAATTGCGCCGGGAGGCGCTGGCGCGTTTCACTGCGCATGGTTTTCCGACCCTAAAGCAGGAGCGCTGGCGTTTCACCGATGTCTCCGCTCTCGGCGGAAGCAGCTGGAAGCGGATTGCGGAGAGTCCCGCGCCGTCGGGCCTGCCGGAGACGATGACCGCGCTGCTCGAACCCTCCGCCTACCGCCTGGTTTTCATCAACGGCCGTCTCAGCCCAGAATCCCGGTTGCCCGGGGCGGCGGATTCTTTCTCTATCCGCATGGCGACGGAGCTTCGCGATGGATTTCTGGCGCGCGTGGAACGGCGGATGCGCGAGACGGCCGCGACCATGGATGCACCCTTCGCCCAGATCAACACCGCTTTGGCGGCCGAGAGTGTGGTTCTGACCATTCCGGACCGACTCACGCTGCTCGTGCCCATTGAGATCGTTCATTACACGGATGCGCCAGCGGCGGCGGTTCATCCGCGCGTTCTGCTGTTGATGGGAGAGAGGGCGGAGGCGCAGCTGCTCGAGGTCTATGGCGGCAGCGCCGGTTCAGACCATTTCACCAATCCCCTGACCGATGTTGTGGTAGGAGAAGCGAGCCGCCTGGATCACTACATCCTTCAGAATGAGGGCGCCGCGGCCTACCACATCTCCTCGACACGCGCCACCCTGGGCCGGGACAGCCGATATACACGCTGGATCTGCGATTTTGGCGGGCGGCTGGTGCGGCATGACCTCGAGGTCGAACTGGCGGATTCGGCGGCTGAGGCGAACCTCTTCGGCCTTTACATGCCGAAGAAGCGGCAGCACATTGACCACCACACGACGTTACGCCATCTGCAGCCGCACACCTTTAGCCGTCAGCTCTACAAGGGGGTGCTGCAGGACACGTCGCATTCGGTCTTCAACGGCCGGATTTGGGTCGCCCGGGAGGCGCAGCACACCGACGCGATCCAGCACAACAAGAATCTGCTCCTCTCCGATGAAGCCCTCGCGGACAGCCAGCCGCAGCTCGAGATTTTTGCCGACGATGTGCGCTGCACCCATGGGGGAACGATCGGCCAGATGGATCAGGAGGGCCTCTTTTACCTGCAGTCTCGCGGTATCGGGGTGGAGCGGGCGCGGCAGATTATGGTGCATGCCTTTGCCGGTGAAATCACGGAGTCGATCCGTCTCGGATCTCTGCGCGAGCGGATCGGGCGGATGGTCCATGAACGTCTCGGCCGGGAGGAGTAG
- the sufC gene encoding Fe-S cluster assembly ATPase SufC → MLEIRDLRVGIEGREILKGITLSVQPGEVHAIMGPNGSGKSTLAQVLAGRPGYEMLSGEVRYRGLDLLELTPEVRAREGLFLAFQYPVEIPGVNTSYFLRTALNEVRTHRGESRLGAADFLKMVRAKMKLVEMDPVFLNRAINEGFSGGEKKRNEILQMAVLEPYLAILDETDSGLDIDALRIVAGGVNKLRTPNNAFVVVTHYQRLLEYIVPDFVHVLYDGRIVQSGDKSLAFELEANGYDEIKERAGQPAPTA, encoded by the coding sequence ATGCTTGAGATACGCGATTTGCGGGTGGGCATTGAGGGGCGGGAGATTCTCAAAGGGATTACGCTATCGGTCCAGCCGGGCGAGGTGCATGCGATCATGGGACCGAACGGATCGGGCAAAAGCACCCTGGCCCAGGTACTGGCGGGGCGCCCGGGTTATGAGATGCTCAGCGGAGAGGTCCGCTATCGGGGGTTGGATCTGCTTGAGCTTACGCCGGAGGTACGCGCGCGGGAAGGCCTCTTCCTGGCCTTCCAGTATCCGGTGGAGATCCCCGGAGTAAATACCTCCTACTTTCTGCGCACGGCGTTGAACGAAGTGCGCACGCATCGCGGCGAGAGCCGCTTGGGCGCCGCCGATTTTCTCAAGATGGTGCGCGCCAAAATGAAGTTGGTGGAGATGGACCCCGTTTTTCTCAACCGCGCGATCAACGAGGGATTTTCGGGCGGCGAAAAGAAGCGCAACGAGATCCTGCAGATGGCCGTGCTCGAGCCGTATCTGGCCATCCTCGACGAGACCGATTCGGGGCTCGATATCGACGCCCTGCGGATCGTCGCCGGCGGCGTCAACAAGCTGCGCACACCGAATAACGCCTTTGTGGTCGTCACCCATTACCAGCGCCTACTCGAATATATCGTCCCCGATTTCGTTCATGTGCTTTACGACGGCCGCATCGTCCAGTCCGGTGATAAATCCCTGGCGTTTGAGCTTGAGGCCAACGGTTACGATGAGATCAAAGAACGCGCCGGCCAGCCGGCGCCAACGGCATAG
- the sufB gene encoding Fe-S cluster assembly protein SufB codes for MSTEVEKLESLANQEYKYGFTSDIEAETLPKGLNEEIIRAISARKKEPPFMLEWRLKAYRHWLTLQEPRWANVKYPPIDYQDISYYSAPKSHGGPKSLDEVDPEILALYQKLGIPLEEQQALAGVAVDAVLDSVSVATTFKEKLAQLGIIFCPFSEAVQNHPDLVKQYLGKVVPATDNFYAALNSAVFSDGSFIYVPKGVRCPMELSTYFRINAVNTGQFERTLIIAEEGSYVSYLEGCTAPIRKENQLHAAVVELIAMEHAEIKYSTVQNWFPGDKEGRGGVYNFVTKRGLCAGAHSHISWTQVETGSAITWKYPSCILKGDHSIGEFYSVAMTNHHQQADTGTKMIHIGRHTRSTIVSKGISAGVSQNSYRGQVKVLKSAAQARNFSQCDSLLIGDRCGAHTFPYIEVKNSTARVEHEATTSKIGEDQIFYLNQRGVSREDAVSMIVNGFCREVLAELPMEFAVEAQKLLSVSLEGSVG; via the coding sequence ATGAGCACAGAAGTTGAAAAACTGGAATCCCTGGCCAACCAGGAATACAAATACGGATTCACCTCTGATATCGAGGCCGAAACCCTGCCGAAGGGGCTTAATGAGGAAATCATCCGCGCGATATCGGCCAGGAAAAAGGAACCCCCCTTCATGCTCGAATGGAGGCTCAAGGCCTACCGGCACTGGCTGACCCTGCAGGAGCCGCGCTGGGCCAACGTCAAGTATCCGCCTATCGACTATCAGGATATCAGCTATTATTCGGCCCCGAAGAGCCACGGCGGGCCGAAGAGCCTGGACGAGGTGGATCCTGAAATTCTGGCGCTCTATCAAAAGCTGGGCATTCCGCTCGAGGAGCAGCAGGCTCTCGCCGGTGTGGCTGTTGATGCGGTGCTCGACAGCGTCTCGGTGGCGACGACCTTTAAGGAGAAACTCGCGCAGCTCGGGATTATTTTTTGCCCCTTCTCGGAGGCGGTTCAGAACCATCCCGATCTGGTGAAACAGTACCTGGGCAAGGTGGTGCCCGCGACTGATAATTTTTATGCCGCCCTCAATTCGGCGGTCTTCAGCGACGGATCGTTTATCTATGTGCCCAAAGGGGTGCGCTGCCCAATGGAGCTCTCGACCTACTTCCGCATCAACGCGGTCAACACCGGGCAGTTCGAGCGCACCCTCATTATCGCCGAAGAGGGGAGTTATGTCAGTTACCTCGAAGGGTGCACCGCCCCGATCCGCAAGGAGAACCAGCTGCATGCGGCCGTCGTCGAACTGATTGCGATGGAGCATGCCGAGATCAAATATTCCACGGTCCAGAACTGGTTTCCCGGCGACAAGGAGGGGCGTGGTGGGGTCTATAACTTTGTCACCAAGCGCGGCCTGTGCGCAGGTGCGCATTCGCACATTTCCTGGACTCAGGTCGAGACCGGATCGGCCATCACCTGGAAATACCCGAGCTGCATCCTCAAGGGCGACCATTCGATCGGGGAGTTTTACTCGGTTGCGATGACCAACCATCATCAGCAGGCGGATACCGGCACCAAGATGATTCATATCGGCCGCCATACGCGCAGCACCATCGTTTCCAAGGGCATCTCTGCCGGGGTGAGCCAAAACAGTTACCGCGGTCAGGTGAAGGTGCTGAAAAGTGCCGCACAGGCGCGCAATTTTTCCCAATGCGATTCCCTGCTGATCGGAGATCGCTGCGGGGCGCACACCTTTCCCTACATCGAGGTGAAAAACAGCACTGCCCGGGTTGAACACGAGGCGACCACCTCCAAGATTGGCGAAGATCAGATCTTTTACCTCAATCAGCGCGGCGTCTCGCGGGAGGATGCGGTCTCGATGATCGTCAATGGCTTCTGCCGCGAGGTGTTGGCCGAGCTGCCGATGGAGTTCGCGGTGGAAGCGCAAAAGCTGCTGAGTGTCAGTCTGGAAGGCAGTGTGGGATGA
- a CDS encoding Rrf2 family transcriptional regulator, with protein MFRLSKKTEYSILALRHLHQSAAGTATVREIAETCRIPLALLAKLMQRLAKAGMVQSLQGVNGGYCLERRMDGINLAEVMEAVEGPFGITACGARETGCERAAFCDFRGAVRPLQRQIFTYLQSVTLADLERTAGL; from the coding sequence ATGTTCAGATTATCCAAAAAGACTGAATACAGCATCCTGGCGCTGCGCCATCTGCACCAGAGCGCCGCGGGTACAGCGACCGTGCGTGAAATTGCGGAGACCTGCCGCATCCCGCTGGCCCTCCTGGCCAAACTGATGCAGCGCCTGGCCAAAGCGGGCATGGTCCAATCCCTCCAGGGTGTCAATGGCGGCTACTGCCTCGAGCGCCGTATGGACGGCATCAACCTTGCTGAGGTGATGGAGGCGGTTGAGGGTCCCTTCGGGATCACAGCTTGCGGGGCCCGGGAAACCGGGTGCGAACGCGCCGCGTTCTGCGATTTCAGGGGTGCCGTGCGGCCGCTGCAACGGCAGATATTCACCTACCTGCAGTCGGTCACCCTGGCCGATCTGGAACGAACTGCGGGATTGTGA
- a CDS encoding peptidylprolyl isomerase, with product MALMKSMRNSMKTILLVLVVAFILTIIVDWGMGGFKSNQPRGVIAKVDGQPIHYEEFSSRLQNELTAYRQQSGSDPEGYQLQQIENRVFDNLVQQRLLNREVKAVKLNASDQEIIEEIFNNPPEELRQNQAFQDSTGKFDMQRYQAALNNPGAGEFWSSVEEYLRTTLPMRKLDNLLRATAVVSEVELRAEYMKRALKAQAEYVLVPASNFLASVADPTDAEIKAYHKKNEEEFKEPEKRAIDYVLFDFTPTKADSEAVRQQASELLAEARSGSDFAELAKLNSQDQGSAEKGGDLGFFARGAMVKPFEDAAFAARPGDIVGPVTSQFGLHIIKVGERKTEAGQEKVQASHILLKYEMSPRTREALQEEANYIAETAKEQDLKSVAATENKKVERTEPFVAGGFIPGVGMEPRVSGFVFRSKKGAVSDVIYAERGYMIVQVVDVIPEHVKSWVEAKETISAKLKNDKAMELARSKCQALYEQAFSANSLDGVAAQIGAKVQQTGDFTFSGYISGIGREPRFVGTAFALQPGTISQPVEGSRGYYLIKLLNKSNFVESEFAAQKESLRSQLLQRKQQAVFGQWYTGLKDQSKIDDFRKNYL from the coding sequence ATGGCTTTGATGAAAAGCATGCGTAACAGCATGAAGACCATCCTCTTGGTCCTGGTCGTTGCCTTCATTTTAACGATCATTGTGGATTGGGGTATGGGCGGTTTCAAGTCCAACCAGCCCCGGGGTGTGATCGCCAAGGTGGATGGCCAGCCGATTCATTATGAAGAGTTTTCCAGCCGCCTGCAAAACGAGCTGACGGCCTATCGCCAGCAATCGGGCAGCGATCCCGAGGGTTATCAGCTGCAGCAGATTGAGAATCGCGTTTTTGATAATCTGGTACAGCAACGGCTGCTCAACCGCGAAGTCAAGGCGGTCAAGCTAAATGCTTCGGACCAGGAGATCATCGAGGAGATTTTTAACAATCCCCCGGAAGAGCTGCGCCAGAATCAGGCGTTTCAGGATTCGACCGGCAAGTTCGATATGCAGCGCTATCAGGCGGCCTTGAACAATCCGGGCGCCGGTGAATTCTGGTCCTCGGTCGAGGAATATCTGCGCACGACCCTGCCGATGCGCAAGTTGGACAATCTGCTGCGGGCTACGGCCGTTGTCAGTGAGGTGGAGCTCCGGGCGGAGTACATGAAGCGTGCCCTCAAGGCTCAGGCGGAATATGTGCTGGTTCCTGCCAGCAATTTTCTCGCTTCGGTCGCTGACCCCACAGATGCCGAGATCAAAGCCTATCATAAAAAGAACGAGGAGGAGTTCAAGGAGCCGGAAAAGCGCGCGATCGATTATGTCCTGTTCGATTTCACGCCGACCAAAGCCGATTCTGAGGCGGTCCGGCAGCAGGCCAGCGAGCTCCTGGCGGAAGCCCGCTCCGGCAGCGATTTTGCCGAATTGGCCAAGCTCAACTCGCAGGATCAGGGTTCCGCCGAAAAGGGCGGGGACCTTGGCTTCTTTGCCCGCGGTGCCATGGTCAAACCCTTTGAGGATGCCGCTTTCGCCGCCCGCCCGGGCGATATTGTCGGCCCCGTGACCTCCCAGTTCGGCCTGCATATCATCAAGGTGGGTGAGCGCAAGACCGAAGCAGGCCAGGAAAAGGTCCAGGCGAGCCATATTCTGCTTAAATATGAGATGTCGCCGCGGACGCGCGAGGCGCTGCAGGAAGAGGCCAATTATATCGCCGAGACGGCCAAGGAACAGGATCTGAAAAGCGTCGCCGCCACCGAGAATAAAAAGGTCGAACGCACCGAGCCCTTTGTCGCCGGCGGTTTCATCCCCGGCGTCGGCATGGAACCTCGCGTCAGCGGATTCGTTTTCCGCAGCAAAAAAGGCGCGGTCAGCGATGTGATCTATGCGGAACGCGGTTATATGATCGTGCAGGTGGTCGATGTGATCCCCGAGCATGTAAAGTCGTGGGTCGAAGCCAAGGAGACCATCAGCGCCAAACTGAAGAATGACAAGGCCATGGAGCTGGCGAGGAGTAAATGCCAGGCGCTTTACGAGCAGGCTTTTTCGGCCAATTCCCTCGACGGGGTGGCAGCGCAGATTGGCGCCAAAGTTCAGCAGACCGGCGATTTTACCTTTTCCGGCTACATCTCCGGCATCGGCCGCGAGCCGCGCTTCGTTGGAACGGCTTTTGCGCTGCAGCCCGGCACCATTTCGCAGCCGGTAGAGGGGAGCCGGGGTTATTATCTGATTAAGCTGTTGAACAAGAGCAATTTTGTCGAGTCGGAATTCGCCGCGCAAAAAGAGTCGCTGCGCAGCCAGCTGCTGCAGCGCAAGCAGCAGGCCGTCTTCGGACAGTGGTACACCGGCTTGAAGGACCAATCGAAAATCGACGATTTCCGCAAGAATTATCTCTAG
- a CDS encoding T9SS type A sorting domain-containing protein → MRLKYFALALFALGQIGTLYAQGDMMPHIVGGKFLNPDGSVPAAGEIRFQAFLTKSPGDTSQANYCATGGGWSVELKQTPMISYANWQAGDTLVVKFENVLTTSPFYGAAKSISYVTTEDPYEIVGSVSLPVELTTFTAAVKNTSLSDVVLLEWHTVGESNNLGFDVERSLDGKSFTRLGFVAGAGSTNLAQSYGFTDSKVEVGTYFYRLRQIDRNGAFTYSDVREVEVTAPQRYELTQNFPNPFNPQTEIVFRVKQEGMVTLKVFDLLGREVRTLVNEKKTAGVHRVTFDAHALPSGVYVYSITMGSFHDVKKMLLVK, encoded by the coding sequence ATGAGACTCAAATATTTCGCGCTGGCCTTGTTTGCGTTGGGTCAGATCGGCACCTTGTACGCGCAGGGTGATATGATGCCCCATATCGTGGGTGGAAAATTCCTCAATCCGGACGGCTCGGTGCCCGCCGCCGGCGAGATCAGGTTTCAGGCCTTTCTGACCAAATCGCCGGGCGATACCAGTCAGGCCAATTACTGCGCCACGGGGGGTGGATGGAGTGTTGAACTCAAGCAAACCCCGATGATTTCTTATGCCAACTGGCAGGCCGGGGATACCCTGGTGGTCAAGTTCGAAAACGTTTTGACGACCAGCCCCTTTTACGGCGCTGCCAAATCGATCTCCTATGTCACCACGGAGGATCCCTATGAGATTGTTGGCAGTGTCTCGCTGCCCGTCGAGCTCACTACCTTCACCGCCGCGGTGAAGAACACCTCCCTCAGTGATGTGGTCCTGCTGGAGTGGCATACCGTAGGCGAAAGCAACAATCTCGGCTTCGACGTCGAACGCAGTCTGGATGGTAAATCCTTTACCCGGCTGGGCTTCGTCGCCGGCGCTGGCTCCACCAATCTCGCGCAGAGTTACGGTTTCACCGACAGCAAGGTTGAGGTGGGCACCTATTTTTACCGCCTGCGGCAAATCGACCGCAACGGCGCCTTCACCTACTCCGATGTGCGTGAGGTGGAAGTCACAGCCCCGCAGCGCTATGAATTGACGCAGAATTTCCCCAATCCTTTCAATCCCCAGACCGAGATCGTCTTCCGGGTCAAGCAGGAGGGGATGGTCACCCTCAAGGTTTTTGATCTGCTCGGCCGTGAGGTGCGGACTCTGGTCAATGAGAAAAAGACGGCGGGCGTGCATCGGGTCACCTTTGATGCGCACGCCCTGCCTTCCGGGGTCTATGTCTACAGCATCACCATGGGCTCGTTCCACGATGTTAAAAAGATGCTGCTGGTCAAGTAA